CATGTACACCTTTGAATTTGCTATCTTTTGTTTTACCTTTTGGACATATCTTCTTACATTCGAGTAGCTTCCTTCAAAATCAAATTCCGCTTGTAGATCTTGATATATTTTCTTTGCTGAAAGTCCTTTATTAACCTTTGCCTCAATGAACTCCCTGTAATTATCTAATACAGAACCTTTTGATTTTCTCTTGACTTCTCCTTTCTGTTCAATGTCATGAATTACTTTTCTAACAGTTTTTCTATCCACGTTTAACAATTTTGCTATTCGACTTTTGTTGTATCCCCGTTTGAAAAGTGTGTAGATTGTTGTGTGCATTGCAACCCCCAACATTTTCTTGTTATCTTCTCCTTCTGTAGTTTTCCCATACTTTCCATTCTACACTACAGAAGGCTTCTTTTTAAGTGGCAGGTGGGGAATTTTTAGTGTCATTTCTGATGATTTTATTTTATCATTAACAAAAAAGAAAAATATGACAAGGAGCTGATTGGGAAATCGAAGCAGGAAAATATTTGTAAACGAAAGGAAGAATTAATTGAACAGGCCAAATTGCTTAGAAGGAAAGGATATAGCATTACTGGGATATCGAGAGAATTAGGTTTAGATCGAAAAACAGTAAAAAAATATCTTGAATCAGATGGTAGATTTAATCATGCATCGAAAGGAAGAAAATTTAAAAGTAAGTTAGACAATTATAAAGAATGCATTTTAGAACTTTTTTCAAAGGGATATAGTGGCGCAAGAATTATTTGAAAAGATAAAGCAAATGGGATACGATAGTTCATATTCGTTAGTAAGATACTTTATTGCTAATACGAATAAAGAAAGGATATTTTTAGAAGATAGAAGTGAGACAATTAAAATAGTCGAGAGAAAGAGTCTGATAAGTTTGCTTTATAGAGGGATAGAAGAAGAAAAAGCTATAACAGCGGAGGAATTGGAAAAAGTAATGGAGATTTATCCTCAATTAAAGATAATCTACCGATTAGTCAAGCAGTTTAAAGAAATCTTATTGAATAAAGACGTGTTTAAGGTAGAGCAGTGGCTTAAAGAGAGTGAAGAGTTAGATATTCCCGAGTTGAATAGTTTTGTTTCAGGGGTAAAGAGAGATTATGAAGCTGTAAGAAATTGTATTATGTATGAATACAGTAACGGCTTAGCAGAGGGGATTATAAATAAGATAAAAGTTATTAAGAGAATTATGTATGGTCGCTGTAGTTTTGAAATGTTAAGAAGTAAGGTTTTATTATTTAATTTCAACTAAGTTAGGAAAGAACCATTTTTATATTGACATTTACACGTTAAAACATTTTCCATATCAAAAAACCTCCTTCTTGGATATTTTTGTTTATATTCTGATTCTTACCAAGAAGGAGGTTTTTATGCTTTACACAAAATTATTTACAGTCTCTTTTAATTTGCAATTAACAATTTTTTATCATTAAATAGTTTTCTATAAACCTATTATTTTGGTTCTTGCCCCCATACCAGCACCCCATCTACATACGCTGTTACCTTCACATTCTCTCCATAATTCGTCATGCTCTGCATCCATGACCAGTCATTCCCTTGATTGTAATTGCTCCAATCACTCTTGTTGAACCTTATCTGTATCTCCCCTGTGTCTTTACCAGCCTGCAACTGCCCAGCTCCACTCTTAAATCCTATCTCTAAATAATAGTCCGCTCCACTTACGCTACTGCTCAGCTTCACAAACTTGAATGTCACATTGCTTGCTCCTATCTGTGCCCAGTCTGATATCGCACTCTGTGCCTTGTCCCCATCTACCGTGTACCAGTACCTTATCGTTACCCTGCTCAAATCTATGCTGCTACTTCCAGTGTTCACTACCTTCAACCATGGCCTTATCGTGTTTGTTGTGCTATTTGTCTCCTTGTTAGCATACAATACCTTTATCTGTCCACCTGCTACAGGTGTGCTGCTCGGCGTCGGTGTTGGTGTTGCTGTTGGTGTCGGTGTTGGTGTTGCTGTTGCTGTTGGAGTTGGCGTAGATGTTGCAGTTGATGTTGGCAATGGAGTTGATGTAGGCGTTGGTGTTTTTGTCGGGGTTAGCGACGGTGTAACAATTGGTTGTTGCCCATAACCTTCAAAATATTGATATATGTTATTCACATTAGTCTCATACCCTAAATAAAAACTTACGTGAGGTGGTTGATTATATGCAACGTTCTGCCATGCTATAGACACCCTATATTGCCTGTTATGCATAAGCGTAGGTATCTTATAATCTGTCAATGTGGTGGTTGTATATATCCTGATTGCATTGTTATCACTAGTCCTAAATATGACCTCTTCTCGCCAATCCCCAAGTATATCTGCACTCAAGCAAGGTGTTGCTTTTGTGCCATTGTTTGATGAACATCCACTTGCTGTGAATATAGTATTACTCCTATTATTGTTATAATCCCATTTATAAATATATACATTATCCAACAATTCTCTACCTAAATCTCCATCCCACCATATTGCAAAATTAATTGGTGGTGTCGCATTACTGATTACATTACCTCTACAATCTCTAACACTTATTCCACCTGCCGCCCACATTTCTAATCCTCTATATCGCGGGTTAATATCTGCCGTCAAAGCACGTCCACTATCTCCAGATGTTAAAACTCTCACTAATATCTGTCCAGTTCGTGCATCCCTTAAACTCGCTCCTGTACTTCCTTCATGACACTGCCAAACTTCTAATCCTGGCCTGTCTGGATCAATATCTGTCACATGCATTGCATCACCATGACCTAATTTAGTTGAATATAATGGTGCTCCATTATCATCTACTACCATAGCACCATATATTATCTCATCTTTACCATCATTGTCAACATCAGCCACACTCAAATTGTGATTTCCTTGTCCTTCGTAATCATCTCTATATCCATCTCTAATCTCTCCTGTGTCAAATTGCCATAACTTTGTTAACTCACCATTTCGCCAATTCCAAGCAACTATATATGTTTTTGTGTAATATCCTCGGCACATAATTAAGCTAGGTCTATTCCCATCCAAATAAGCTACTGCTGCTAAAAACCTGTCAACCCTGTTTCCATAAGAATCACCCCATGATGAAACATTCCCTCGTGGCGGAATATAATTAACCGTCTTTATTGCTCGTCCTGTCGCACCTTCAAATATAGTCAAATATTCAGGCCCTGATAAAATATAACCAGAGGAATTCCTCCAATCAGCATTTGGATCACCTATCACATTCCCTTGTCCATCTATTGTTCCATCAGCTGTTTTACATGCAACTTCAGCTTTTCCGTCACCATCTAAATCATATACTATAAATTGTGTATAATGTGCTCCTGCTCTTATATTCCTACCCAAATCAATTCTCCATAAAAACTTGCCATTTAATTTGTAAGCGTCTAAATACACATTGCTTGTGTATCCAGATTGTGAGTTATCCTTTGAATCACTTGGATCCCATTTCAGAACAATCTCATATTCCCCATCACCATCTAAATCGCCAACACTTGCATCATTTGGCGAATATGAAGCACCGAGTGGAGAATTCGCTGGTTTATTTAATCTTATTTCAATATAATTGCTACTAAGCACACTTACTTCTTCAGATTGCTCTACCTCTACACCATTTATCACTGCTTTTACATAATACTTCGAAGCAGCTGTCCCAGCAGTATCAACATAGTTTGTGCTGTTCTGAATCGGCGTATTAGTTATCTTCACTCCATTTCTGTAAATATTAAACCCTATATTCGCTAAATCTGAACCAAACATTCTCCAACTCAAAAATACTCCGTTGGTTACTTTTATTGCAATTAATCCTCTATTTAACTTCTCAATTTGACTTCCTGTTGCCGCCATTGCTAAATTACTTTTGCTCACATTTATCTGTCCATTTAACAATATAATAGTCATGAAAAAAATAATCGATACAAAATATACATACTCCCTAAGCTTTTTATTAGTTAACATTGAAACTCCCCTCCAAAACCTTTCTCTTTATCTTCAATTATAATAATCTACAAAAGACTCATCCAAAAAGTGGCGTGTGATGAATTTGAGGACTTCATATAAATATCAAATTCATCACACACACTCTCATCTACTTTTTTCTCTATTTTACTCACTAAAACGTCATTATTCCTTATCTTAAAAGAACGATTAGTATTGATGTATCTGTGATTGGGACGGAAATTCAAATAATGTTTTACAATTGTTTACATTCAAGTTATGATACCACAGTTCTGATACTGGACTATCAGATTTTGCAACACAGCTTTTTACATTGTTTAATGTTACATCTTCAAGATAAATAACTACTTTGAAAGTAGTATTACCATTTTGTCTTACAAGCTTTCCTATATTTGTAGCTGTGAAGTTTTTTACTTTGAATGTACACGGTGCATTAAGTTGGAACACCTTGTCAGCAGCTTCTTTTGCTGAACCACCAATAACTTCCACTACCCCCTCACTTTTTACAGTCAACGCATCCTCTCCAACATCTTCCCATACAACATTTTCAACCACATTATCACCATAACAATGTATCCCGTCACAACCTGGCGCTCCAATTATTACATTTTTCAAATTTGCCCCTTTTTCAAGTTTAAATATGGGCTTTTGATTTTCAGATTGACTTCCGTCACCCATTCCTTGAGCTATTATTTTTATTCCTTTACCATCATATGTTTGACCGGATTTTACAATTATTGTATCTGTAATAACTAAAACACCACCCGTATTTGGGGTCGGCGTCGGTGTTACTGCTGGGGTCTGTGTTGGTACTGGTGTGGAAGTTGGAGTAGGTGTTTTGGTTGGCGTTGGAGTCGATGTCGGTGTTGGTGTCACTGATGAAGTCGGTGTTGGTGTCGGAGTAGGTGCTGTACCGCTCACACTTGAATTTACAACAACATCATCAAATTCAGCAACACACCTGTCAGCTATTAAACCTGCTTTTCCTGTCGTAATCGATAAATCACTTGCACTTAATACTTGACTCCCATTAACATATCCAACTAACTTGCTCCCATTTACTTCTAATTTCACATTATACCAGGTATCCTGATCCAACGTAAATGACTTGAACGCCAATGTACTCCAGTTACTGTTTAATTTCTTCCCTATTTCTATCTTTGAACCCCTTAGCACCAACGCATAAAAGTTACCTGAGTTTTTATATCTCACTATCACTCCCGCACCTGAACTCGAATCCTTCACATTTAATACTTTAACTTTCGCTTCAACTGTATAATCACTCCAATCAGATGAACCAGTATATGCTCTCGCCTCAGAACCTGTGCTAGCCTGCTTTAAAACCTTGCTCCCATCCACTACTACACTCCAACTACCGTTCGATGTCGACCATCCATCTCTGTTGCCATCTTCAAAATCATCTGTTAAAAGTGTCGCTGCCTTTGCAACTTCATTACGCAACCCAATCCCTGTAAACAATGAAACAACCATTATCAAACTGACTACAATGGCTAAAATCTTCCTGTTACTCATCACCCAAACCTCCTCTTTTTTATTCTTAGATTTTATCATTACCCTCTCCGCTTGACCTTTCTATTTTTTGTTTTCAAGCGGAGAGGGTAAGGTAATTACCTTGCTCCTATTCCTTCTAAACCACTACCAGGCTTTGGCTTTAAAAAGTCTCCTAAGTTTAAACCCCCATCACTATTCCTTGTTATGGTTGGTGTTAAGCTGTAAAAGTCATTATCGGTTACCAGTTGACCATTTAGCTTTATTGCTTGCCTATTACTCCACAAAACACAATTAATTATCGTTCCACTTACCAAATCACTCGATGCACTCTCTTTGTAGGATAAACAATTCTTCAACACGTGTGTACCTTCTTCAAAATAAAAGTTCCTTCCACTTACCTTTAAACCGTTATTATAGCCCGTACAATTTTCCACTGTTATGCTACCCGGATTACTATTATAAGTAAATCCATGTTTGTTGTTATTAAATGCTATACATCTTCTCACTGTATGATTGACCTTTATATTACTGCCTCCTAGCTTAAAGCCATTTCCATCACTGCTAGATGTGGCACTCCCGGTTGATGTTTGCCCGTGACCATATGCCACACAATCCTCAATTAATACTTCACCAATAGCTCCTGTCTCACTTTTTGTGTATAAATCCCAACCATCATCAACATTGTAGTACGCTACACAACCTCGGAATACATTTCCTGGTCCTGCTGTTAGTTTGCATGCAAAACCATCTGCATCTTCACCGTTATCTGGATCCATATTGTCATGTGATGTACAATTCAATATCAAGTTATAACTTGGCCACTCATCTCTGGTTGCAGAACTTATATACCTGCTTATCTGCAAACCTGAATCTCTGTTATGATGAATTTCACATTGTTCAATTATATTGTAGCTGCCTCCTACGAAGATTCCGTTGTCCGCAGCTCCCATGACTTCTAATCCTTTTATGTGCCAATAGTTCCCATTAATCTGTAATCCTCTTGGATTTGAGTCCACACTCCCATATGTTTGAGATGAAAAGTCCAATATTGGCCTTTCATTTGGAAATGCATAAATACATTTTCTTGCATTGCTTGTACCACTATTATTTCTTTCAATTGTGATCTGCGCAGAATACTTATACGTCCCACCTCTCATGTAGATTATCTGCCCAGGTTGTACTATCGTGATTGCTTTTTCTAATGTAGTAGGTCGATCAATGGTACCAGGATTATCTGAGCTCCCACTTGGTGCCACATAAATAGCATTCACCCCAGGTACAGGTGTCGGGGCAGGTGTTGGAACTGTCGTCGGCGTTGGGGTCGGCGTCGGTGTTACTGCTGGGGTCTGTGTTGGTACTGGTGTGGAAGTTGGAGTAGGTGTTTTGGTTGGCGTTGGAGTCGATGTCGGTGTTGGTGTCACTGATGAAGTCGGTGTTGGTGTCGGAGTAGGTGCTGTACCGCTCACACTTGAATTTACAACAACATCATCAAATTCAGCAACACACCTGTCAGCTATTAAACCTGCTTTTCCTGTCGTAATCGATAAATCACTTGCACTTAATACTTGACTCCCATTAACATATCCAACTAACTTGCTCCCATTTACTTCTAATTTCACATTATACCAGGTATCCTGATCCAACGTAAATGACTTGAACGCCAATGTACTCCAGTTACTGTTTAATTTCTTCCCTATTTCTATCTTTGAACCCCTTAGCACCAACGCATAAAAGTTACCTGAGTTTTTATATCTCACTATCACTCCCGCACCTGAACTCGAATCCTTCACATTTAATACTTTAACTTTCGCTTCAACTGTATAATCACTCCAATCAGATGAACCAGTATATGCTCTCGCCTCAGAACCTGTGCTAGCCTGCTTTAAAACCTTGCTCCCATCCACTACTACACTCCAACTACCGTTCGATGTCGACCATCCATCTCTGTTGCCATCTTCAAAATCATCTGTTAAAAGTGTCGCTGCCTTTGCAACTTCATTACGCAACCCAATCCCTGTAAACAATGAAACAACCATTATCAAACTGACTACAATGGCTAAAATCTTCCTGTTACTCATCACCCAAACCTCCTCTTTTTTGTTATAATTATTTACGGTCTGCATCAAAAATTTGTTGAAAATAGTTCTTTAACTGTTGCTTACAAAAAATGTGCTAACAAATTCATCCCTCCCTTAGTGTTCTTATTCTTTTGAATCCACAGTATGGAGTAGAAATATTCTCTTTTACTCCTCTACTCCACTGTTATTATTAATAATAATTAATTTGATTTTTTTTTCAAGGGACACTTCTTTAGTTTTATAATATGGTTAAACAATTTTATATTACTAATTTGTTTATTTTGAATAAAGAAAATTTTAATGTGATAGGATTTTATTAAGGTATGTTTAAATACATATGGTTCTCTATATATCATGTTCATTTATGTTTAAAATTTCACTGGGTAAACAACCTTTTACCCTTTTAAAAGCTCTTCTAAAGGTTTTAATGTTAGTATATCCTACCATTTTACTAATATCGTCTAAATTCCACTTTTTTTGCTTTATCAATTTATATGCTTCTTCTATTCTTAACTTTTCTACATAATCACTGAACTTTATACCTACTGCATTTTTAAAAATATTAGAAAAATAAGATTCAGATAAATTAAATCTTTCAGCGACAAGGGATATACTCATGTTTGGATTAAATAAGTTTTTGTTTATAAATTCTAATATCTCCTCTATTAATTTTTCCTTAGAAGCCTTCCTGTTTCTCTTGATTTGTTCTGTTATATTAATAAATACTTGCTTTATATCTTCAAATAACCTGTCAAAGTCATTTTCTTCAATAAAAATAAAGTTCTTAATGTCAAATAGATTGTCAATATTTACTTTTGTCATATTTGCAATTTTAATAATTGTTCCAATTAACTCACTAATTAGCACATACTTTAAACTCAGTGATATATCTTTTTCTTCAAAGTTTTTATAATATAATAGGTGTAGAATTTCTTCAATCTCAGATATTTTCCCAAGATTAACTAGCAACATTAATCTCTCTTCTATTTCTATTGGATACCATATATTATTATCTTTCTTAACAACATTATAATACCACAGTATGCCATTCTCAACGTTCTCTGTTGTGATTAATTTATTAGCTTCAATAATTTCTTTTGCATCTAAAAATGAAATTCTACATTCGTCAATGTTATTAACTATACGACCAACTGCAATTAAATATTTGTGACATATTTTAATTACTAATCTATCACCTATCAATCTCAGCCATAGATTTACATTTTGACTTACTTTTTCATCTTCATCTTCATCAAATGCTAAAATTAAAGCAAGATCACTATCTGCAAGTTGGTAAACATAATAAAATACCAAG
The sequence above is drawn from the Caldicellulosiruptor bescii DSM 6725 genome and encodes:
- a CDS encoding rhamnogalacturonan lyase family protein; the protein is MLTNKKLREYVYFVSIIFFMTIILLNGQINVSKSNLAMAATGSQIEKLNRGLIAIKVTNGVFLSWRMFGSDLANIGFNIYRNGVKITNTPIQNSTNYVDTAGTAASKYYVKAVINGVEVEQSEEVSVLSSNYIEIRLNKPANSPLGASYSPNDASVGDLDGDGEYEIVLKWDPSDSKDNSQSGYTSNVYLDAYKLNGKFLWRIDLGRNIRAGAHYTQFIVYDLDGDGKAEVACKTADGTIDGQGNVIGDPNADWRNSSGYILSGPEYLTIFEGATGRAIKTVNYIPPRGNVSSWGDSYGNRVDRFLAAVAYLDGNRPSLIMCRGYYTKTYIVAWNWRNGELTKLWQFDTGEIRDGYRDDYEGQGNHNLSVADVDNDGKDEIIYGAMVVDDNGAPLYSTKLGHGDAMHVTDIDPDRPGLEVWQCHEGSTGASLRDARTGQILVRVLTSGDSGRALTADINPRYRGLEMWAAGGISVRDCRGNVISNATPPINFAIWWDGDLGRELLDNVYIYKWDYNNNRSNTIFTASGCSSNNGTKATPCLSADILGDWREEVIFRTSDNNAIRIYTTTTLTDYKIPTLMHNRQYRVSIAWQNVAYNQPPHVSFYLGYETNVNNIYQYFEGYGQQPIVTPSLTPTKTPTPTSTPLPTSTATSTPTPTATATPTPTPTATPTPTPSSTPVAGGQIKVLYANKETNSTTNTIRPWLKVVNTGSSSIDLSRVTIRYWYTVDGDKAQSAISDWAQIGASNVTFKFVKLSSSVSGADYYLEIGFKSGAGQLQAGKDTGEIQIRFNKSDWSNYNQGNDWSWMQSMTNYGENVKVTAYVDGVLVWGQEPK
- a CDS encoding pectate lyase is translated as MSNRKILAIVVSLIMVVSLFTGIGLRNEVAKAATLLTDDFEDGNRDGWSTSNGSWSVVVDGSKVLKQASTGSEARAYTGSSDWSDYTVEAKVKVLNVKDSSSGAGVIVRYKNSGNFYALVLRGSKIEIGKKLNSNWSTLAFKSFTLDQDTWYNVKLEVNGSKLVGYVNGSQVLSASDLSITTGKAGLIADRCVAEFDDVVVNSSVSGTAPTPTPTPTSSVTPTPTSTPTPTKTPTPTSTPVPTQTPAVTPTPTPNTGGVLVITDTIIVKSGQTYDGKGIKIIAQGMGDGSQSENQKPIFKLEKGANLKNVIIGAPGCDGIHCYGDNVVENVVWEDVGEDALTVKSEGVVEVIGGSAKEAADKVFQLNAPCTFKVKNFTATNIGKLVRQNGNTTFKVVIYLEDVTLNNVKSCVAKSDSPVSELWYHNLNVNNCKTLFEFPSQSQIHQY
- a CDS encoding right-handed parallel beta-helix repeat-containing protein, with amino-acid sequence MSNRKILAIVVSLIMVVSLFTGIGLRNEVAKAATLLTDDFEDGNRDGWSTSNGSWSVVVDGSKVLKQASTGSEARAYTGSSDWSDYTVEAKVKVLNVKDSSSGAGVIVRYKNSGNFYALVLRGSKIEIGKKLNSNWSTLAFKSFTLDQDTWYNVKLEVNGSKLVGYVNGSQVLSASDLSITTGKAGLIADRCVAEFDDVVVNSSVSGTAPTPTPTPTSSVTPTPTSTPTPTKTPTPTSTPVPTQTPAVTPTPTPTPTTVPTPAPTPVPGVNAIYVAPSGSSDNPGTIDRPTTLEKAITIVQPGQIIYMRGGTYKYSAQITIERNNSGTSNARKCIYAFPNERPILDFSSQTYGSVDSNPRGLQINGNYWHIKGLEVMGAADNGIFVGGSYNIIEQCEIHHNRDSGLQISRYISSATRDEWPSYNLILNCTSHDNMDPDNGEDADGFACKLTAGPGNVFRGCVAYYNVDDGWDLYTKSETGAIGEVLIEDCVAYGHGQTSTGSATSSSDGNGFKLGGSNIKVNHTVRRCIAFNNNKHGFTYNSNPGSITVENCTGYNNGLKVSGRNFYFEEGTHVLKNCLSYKESASSDLVSGTIINCVLWSNRQAIKLNGQLVTDNDFYSLTPTITRNSDGGLNLGDFLKPKPGSGLEGIGAR